The Acidobacteriota bacterium genome contains the following window.
ACCAGGACGATTCACTAGCATGCTCCCGCCGCTCATCCCGCTGTTCCCGCTGCCGTCGGTGGTGCTCTTCCCGAACGTGCTGCTGCCGCTGCACATCTTCGAGCCTCGCTATCAGCAGATGCTGGCCGACGCGCTCGCCGGCGACCGCGTCATCGGGATGGCGCTGCTGCAAGCGGGATGGGAGGACAGCGACGATGGACGCCCCGGCGTGTTCCCGATCGGCTGCGCCGGCGTCATCACGCACGTCGAAGCCCTCCCCGACGGCCGCTCGAACATCGTCCTGCGGGGACTGACGAAGTTCAGGATCCAGAGCGAGGACGGCTCCAAGCCGTACCGCGTGGCCCAGGTCGAGCCGATCGTCGAAGGGGTGTCGCGCGGGGACCGCGAGCGCCTGTTTGCCATCCGCAACCGGCTCGAGGAAGTCGTGCTGGCGGCAGCGTTGAAAGGGCGTCGCGAGCGGCAGTTCCCGCCCGACATCCCGGACGAAGACCTCGTCAACGCGCTCTCGCAGTACCTCGAGCTGGAGCCGCTGGAACGGCAGGCGCTCCTCGAATCGGAGGGGGTCGTCTCACGCGCGAAGCGGCTGCTCGAGCTGCTCGAGATGAAGGTGATCGCGTACCGGGCGCCGGGGGACGACCGGGTACACTGAACCACGTGCGACGTGCGACGTGCCACGTGCCACGTGCCACGTGCGGCACGTGGTCGCACGTCGCACGTCGCACGTGGTCGCACGTGGTCGCACGTCGCACGTCGCACGTCGCACGTCGCACGTCGCACGTCGCACGTCGCACGTCGCACGTGATTAGGTCGTCGGTGAAAGATGCCGCACGATCGACTTGACCACGACTTCCCCGTGGAGCCGGCCGTTCTCGATGAAGATGCGGCCGCTCTCGATGCCGGCGGTCACCGCACCCGCCACGAAGAGCCCCGGCACGTTGGTCTCGAAGGTCTCCGAATCGTGGACCGGGCCGCGCGTGTCCGGATCCAGGTCGACGCCGGCATTCCTGAGCAGCACGGGGTCGGACCGGTATCCGATGAGCAGGAAGACGGCGTCGGCCGGAATCTTCTCCCGATGGCCCGCCGATTCGACGATGACCAGCGACGGCGTGATCTCGACGACGCGCGTGTTGAACCGCGCCGCGATCGAACCCTCCGCGATCCGGTTCTCGATGTCGGGCTTCACCCAGTACTTGATCGACTCGCCGAGCGCCGCCCGGCGGTGGACGATCGTCACGCGCGCCCCCGATCGATGGAGGTCGAGCGCCGCCTCCGCCGCCGAATTCCTGCCGCCAACGACCACCACGTTCTTGCGGTAGTACGGGTGCGGCTCGGTGTAGTAGTGCGACACGTGCGGCAGGTCCTCGCCCGGGACGCCAAGCAGGTTCGGCACGTCGTACGCGCCGGTCGCGATCACGACCGCCCGCGCGTGGCTGACGCGACGCACGCCTCGCTCCGACCGTGTCTCGATCGCGAAGACCGGATGGGGCGTGGCATCCGGCGTGTGCCGCTCGATGCGGAGCACGGCCTCGTCGAAGCAGATGTCGAGCGCGAGCGCGTCGGCCGCGCGGCGGTAGTACCGCAGGGCCTCCAGCCGTGACGGCTTGTCGTTCGGGCTGACGAACGGCAGCCCGCCGACTTCCATCAACTCTGGCGTCGTGAAGAAGGTCATGTGCCGCGGGTAGTGCAGCAGCGAGTTGACCAGCGCCCCCTTCTCGATGATCTGGCAGCTCAGTCCGGCTTTCGTCGCGGCGATGGCGGTGGCCAGGCCGGCCGGCCCGGCGCCCACCACGATTACGTCCCGTAGCTCCATCAGTTCGTTCCCGCCTTCTTCTCCATGTCGAGACGGTTCGCTCCAACGCGGCCGTTGCTGATGACGAGCAGGACGTCCTGCAGCGCGCGCGGATGCTCCAGCGGATTGGTCTCCACCGCGATCGCGTCCGCCTCGAAGCCGGGCGCCAGCACGCCGACCCGCCCGTCGAGGCGCAGCAGCTCCGCCGCGGTGGTCGTCGCCGCCTGCAGCGCCTGCAACGGCGTCATGCCCAGCTCGACGAAGTTCGTGACCTCCTGCGAAATGCGCGTGAGGCTGTTCGGGCCGTAACCCGTATCGGCGCCGGTGACGATCTTCACCCCGATCCGATGCGCGCGCTGCACGGTGCCGGCAAGCCGCGGAAGCATGTGGCCGCCGCGGATCCGCAGCGCCGGGACGTCGTAGTCGCCGCCCGGCTCGGTGAGATCGACGACGGTGGTGTAGGTCGGCACCAGATAGGTGCCCTTCTCCTTCATCAACCGCAACGTCGCGTCGGACAGGTACGTGCCGTGCTCGATGCTGCGCACCCCGGCACGCACCGCCGCCATCGCCCCCTCGTCGCCGTGCGCGTGCGCCTGGACCGGGACGTTCCTGGTCGCGGCCTCCTGCACGGCGGCGCGCAGCTCGGCTTCCAGGTACACCTGCTTGCGCGGATCCGTGTCGGCGGTTCCGGCGCGCTCGGTCGCGAGAATCTTGATCCAATCCACGCCGCGCGCCAGGTTCGCGCGCACGACGCGACGGATGCCCTCCTCCGTCGCGACCCCGGTCCGCATCAGCGTCGACAGATCGGGGGCGTCGAAAAACGCCTCTTCCGCCAGTTGCGGGCGCACGTGGTAGCCGGCCGCCACGACATCCGGCGCCGTGACCGCCCCGCGCCGCACCAGCTCGCGCATCCCCACGTCGACAAATCCAGACACGCCGGAACTGCGGACGGTCGTGACGCCCGAATCCAGCGCGGCGCGCAGCGCCCGGAGATTCGCGATGTGGACGTGGGCGTCGATGAGACCGGGAACGAGGTACTTGCCGCCGAGGTCGATCACGCGGGCGCCCGCGGGCGCCGCGCCGGATCCAACCGACTCGATGCGTGCACCGCGGATCACGACGGTGGCGCGCGCCGCGATCCGCCCATCGCGCGGATCGACGAGGTTGGCGTTGACGAGAACAAGGGCCGCGTCTTCCTGCCGCGCGGAGACGATCCACGCGCATGCGAGAACAACCGCGACGCACAACACGGCCACGTGACGCTTCATAGCCCCTCTCTCTCTCGTGGGATCTGCAATCCGCAATCTGCCACGCCCTACCGGCGCCTGGCGGGGGCCCGCTTCGGCCGGTACTGCACCTGCACATCGCTCACCGTCGCGATCGGGGTGCCGGCGACGGTGTACGTCGCGGTCTGTTCGCGCCTCACGACGACGAGCTTCTCGCCGAGGAGGCTGGCCTGCTGGGTCGCCGCGTCCACCTGGAGGCGCACGTGCTCGGCGCCGATCGGCGCGACCGCTTTGAGGCCGCGCGGCCCAGCCCCCCCTTCAATCCGGTCGAACAGGTCGCGCTCGGCGAAAAACTCGGCCTGCACCGCCGCCCGTTCCACCAGCTCCGCGTCCATCGTGAGCAGCCCCACGACGGCGGTGTAGCTCGCGTACGCGCGTTTTGCGCGGACCTCTTCGTCCGAGTACGTGTGCCGGTTGTGGAGGGAGAAAGTGACGAACGCCGGGCCCTCGTGCGGCGGGATGGTGATGAGCACGCCGTCGGCGGGCTGGCGGCTGATGAGGACGTCGCAGAACTCGAGGCGCGTCCGGACGCCGCGCCCGAGAAGCGCCGGACACGTCAGCTTTGCCGCTTCGGTTTTCAGCGCGACGGCCGCCGGCTTGCGTGGCGTCGCGCGCCGCGTGGACCGCCGTGCCTGCGCATCGAGGATGACGCCGGCGCCGAGACCGCAGGCCAGCATGAGAGCCGCACATCGCCGCACGGTCGAAGTATAACAGCCGCCGGGGGCGTCAATCGGCGACGAGCGACCGCTCGGGCGTCGACAGACGCCTGGCCGGCTCGGGGCGCTTGATCAGCTCCAGGAACTCCGAGCGCGTCCGCGCATCCTCGCGGAAGACGCCGAGCATCGCGCTGGTGACGGCGTACGAGTTCTGCTTCTCAACGCCGCGCATCGACATGCAGAGGTGCGTGGCCTCGATCACGACGGCGACGCCCATCGGGTTGATCTTGTCGCGGATGATGTCGGCGATCTGCTGCGTGAGCCGCTCCTGGATCTGCAGGCGCCGGCTGAAGACGTCGACGATCCGCGGAATCTTGCTCAGGCCGATCACCCTCCCCTGCGGGAGGTAGGCGATGTGGCACTTGCCGAAGAACGGCAGCATGTGGTGCTCGCACAGGCTGTAGAAGTCGATGTCCCGCACGATCACCATCTCGTTATAATCGACGGAAAACAGCGCCTCGTTGATGACGCCGTCCACGTCGGTCCGGTAGCCGCTCGTGAGGAAGCGCAGGGCCCGCTCCACCCGCGCGGGCGTGTCGAGCAGGCCTTCGCGGTCCGGGTCCTCGCCGAGCTGCTCGAGCAACTGACGGATGATCTCCTGCATCCTCGTATTGTACATGTCGTTGGCGCAGCCTCCGGCTGCGGATCCGGACGCCCTCTACGCGCGCCGGGAAGAGCTCGCCTCCGCACGGGCCGCGGCGCAGATCTGGGCGGGGCGCCTGGGCCGCCCGGGCGGAAGTCCCGACTTCGAAAGCGCGTGGAAGCTGGCGCGCGCGGCGTACTGGATTGGGACGCACGCCGAGTCGCGAGAGATCCGGCGCACGGCGCTCGAGGAAGGGATTGACGCCGCCGCGGCGGCCATCCGCGCGCGGCCGGGCCGGCCCGAGGGACATTTCTGGCGCGCCGCCAACATGGGCGCCCTTGCCGAGTCATTCGGGCTGCGCATGGGGCTGAGGTACCGTGGCCAGATCAAGCGCGAGCTGGACACCGTGCTGACGATCGACCCCGGCTTTCAGCTCGGCTCCGCCGATCGCGCGCTGGGCCGCTGGTACTTCAGGGTGCCGGCGCTGTTCGGCGGCAGCCGGAAGAAATCGGAAGAGCACCTCCGCCGCTCGCTCGCGTACGATCCCACGTCGCACGCCTCGCTGTACTTCCTCGCCGAAACGCTGCTCGCGATGGATCGCCACGCGGAAGCGTGCGCCGCGCTCGAGAAGCTGATGGCGGCGCCCATCCACGACGAATGGGCGCCGGAGGATCGCGAGTTCAAGGCCAGGGCGCGGCGACTGCTGAGGGAGCCGCCGGCCTGAAGGCCGGCGGCTACACGGACGGCCGGCGGCGACACGGACTGCGGATACGCGTAGCCGCGGCCCTTCAGGGCCGCGGCTCTCAGTACTTGTAGAACCCCTGCCCGCTCTTCCGCCCGAGGCGCCCGGCGAGCACCATCCGCTTCAGCAGCGGCGGGGGCGCGTACGCCGGCTCGCGATACTCCTCGAACATGATGTTCGCGATGTAGTAGGTCGTGTCGAGCCCCACGAAATCCAGCAGCGTGAACGGCCCCATGGGGTAGCCGGTTCCGAGCTTCATGCCCTTGTCGATGTCCTCGAGCGTGCCGAGGCCATGCTCGTAGGACCGGATGGCATCGAGCAGGTACGGCACGAGCAGCCGGTTGACGATGAAGCCCGGCTTGTCGGGCGCGGTGATCGGCTCCTTCCCCAGCGACTGCGCGAACTGGAACACCGCGCGATACGTGTCGTCGCTGGTCGTCAACCCGCGGATCACCTCGACGAGCTTCATCAGCGGCACGGGGTTGAAGAAATGCAGCCCGGCGAACCGGTCCGCCCGCTTCGTCTTCGCCGCCAGCTCCGTGATGCAGAGCGACGAGGTGTTCGAGCAGAAGATGGTCCGCGCCCCCACGACGGCCTCGAGCGCCGCGCAGGCGCGCGCTTTCTCGTCGATGTTCTCGATGATGGCCTCGATGACGATGTCGCAGTCCTTGAAATCGTCGAACGAGGTCGTGCCCTTGAGGTTGGCGAGCGTCTTCTCGCGCGCCTCCGGGCTCACCTTCCCCTTCTCGACGCCGTCGGAGAGGAACTTGTTGATGCGGCCGAGCCCCTTGTCGAGGAACGACTGCTCCACTTCGCGCACGATCGTTTTGTAGCCAGACTGCGCGGCCACCTGCGCGATCCCCGACCCCATCAAACCGCAACCGAGTACGCCCACTGTTCGAATCATCTATGACTCCGTTTCCACCAGCGCGGCGATCCCCTGTCCCCCGCCGATGCACGCCGTCGCCAGGCCGCGGCGCTTGCCGCGGCGACGCAGCTCGAGCAGCAGCGTGAGGAGCAGCCGCGTGCCCGTCATGCCGAGCGGGTGGCCGAGCGCGATGGCG
Protein-coding sequences here:
- a CDS encoding LON peptidase substrate-binding domain-containing protein, giving the protein MLPPLIPLFPLPSVVLFPNVLLPLHIFEPRYQQMLADALAGDRVIGMALLQAGWEDSDDGRPGVFPIGCAGVITHVEALPDGRSNIVLRGLTKFRIQSEDGSKPYRVAQVEPIVEGVSRGDRERLFAIRNRLEEVVLAAALKGRRERQFPPDIPDEDLVNALSQYLELEPLERQALLESEGVVSRAKRLLELLEMKVIAYRAPGDDRVH
- the ypdA gene encoding YpdA family putative bacillithiol disulfide reductase codes for the protein MELRDVIVVGAGPAGLATAIAATKAGLSCQIIEKGALVNSLLHYPRHMTFFTTPELMEVGGLPFVSPNDKPSRLEALRYYRRAADALALDICFDEAVLRIERHTPDATPHPVFAIETRSERGVRRVSHARAVVIATGAYDVPNLLGVPGEDLPHVSHYYTEPHPYYRKNVVVVGGRNSAAEAALDLHRSGARVTIVHRRAALGESIKYWVKPDIENRIAEGSIAARFNTRVVEITPSLVIVESAGHREKIPADAVFLLIGYRSDPVLLRNAGVDLDPDTRGPVHDSETFETNVPGLFVAGAVTAGIESGRIFIENGRLHGEVVVKSIVRHLSPTT
- a CDS encoding amidohydrolase family protein, which gives rise to MKRHVAVLCVAVVLACAWIVSARQEDAALVLVNANLVDPRDGRIAARATVVIRGARIESVGSGAAPAGARVIDLGGKYLVPGLIDAHVHIANLRALRAALDSGVTTVRSSGVSGFVDVGMRELVRRGAVTAPDVVAAGYHVRPQLAEEAFFDAPDLSTLMRTGVATEEGIRRVVRANLARGVDWIKILATERAGTADTDPRKQVYLEAELRAAVQEAATRNVPVQAHAHGDEGAMAAVRAGVRSIEHGTYLSDATLRLMKEKGTYLVPTYTTVVDLTEPGGDYDVPALRIRGGHMLPRLAGTVQRAHRIGVKIVTGADTGYGPNSLTRISQEVTNFVELGMTPLQALQAATTTAAELLRLDGRVGVLAPGFEADAIAVETNPLEHPRALQDVLLVISNGRVGANRLDMEKKAGTN
- the folE gene encoding GTP cyclohydrolase I FolE — translated: MYNTRMQEIIRQLLEQLGEDPDREGLLDTPARVERALRFLTSGYRTDVDGVINEALFSVDYNEMVIVRDIDFYSLCEHHMLPFFGKCHIAYLPQGRVIGLSKIPRIVDVFSRRLQIQERLTQQIADIIRDKINPMGVAVVIEATHLCMSMRGVEKQNSYAVTSAMLGVFREDARTRSEFLELIKRPEPARRLSTPERSLVAD
- a CDS encoding 3-hydroxybutyryl-CoA dehydrogenase, translated to MIRTVGVLGCGLMGSGIAQVAAQSGYKTIVREVEQSFLDKGLGRINKFLSDGVEKGKVSPEAREKTLANLKGTTSFDDFKDCDIVIEAIIENIDEKARACAALEAVVGARTIFCSNTSSLCITELAAKTKRADRFAGLHFFNPVPLMKLVEVIRGLTTSDDTYRAVFQFAQSLGKEPITAPDKPGFIVNRLLVPYLLDAIRSYEHGLGTLEDIDKGMKLGTGYPMGPFTLLDFVGLDTTYYIANIMFEEYREPAYAPPPLLKRMVLAGRLGRKSGQGFYKY